The region AGTTTGTCCGGTAGTCGAATCATAGCTTGCAAGAACAGTACCATCTGATGCAATTTTTTTAAGTACGTATTGAGGGGTGCCATTGCCAGCAAAGTCCATATTTACAGTGTCAAGACCGTCATTAATGGTAACGTCTTTATAAGTGATTGACTTCGTAATAACAGAAGCGATTTCTTTAAAAGCTTGTTCCATTTGAGCCGTATTATTTGCTTCATAATAATACGTTCCACCAGGATTTCCAAAGGGGTTTCCTGTGTATGCATAGTTAGTCAACTGCCTTAAATAGGCATGTCCACCATACATATATACTGAGTAGAAATGATATCCTGCTGAGCCAATAGCACGAGCTTCATCAAGTGCATGCTCATAACCGATTTGATTGTTTCGTACCCAGCCATTTCTATCTTGTGTAGGAAGACCATCAGTAACAAAAATAACATACGTAGGATTACCGTTTGCTGCTTTTTGATCAGCAAGAACTTTTGCACGCTCTAACGCGCTCTCCCAGTTTGTGCCAGTGTGAAATCCCATATTATTTGTTGCTCTTTGAAATTCATTCAGATCTGCAGTCCAACCGCACTCTAAGTTTGGCTTTTCATTGAATGAAAGAAGAGCCATCTCTACGACATCTTTTTGAGCATTTCTGTTGATTCCTAAAATGGTTGATGAAAGCTGATTGACAACGCGCTTTGCTGCATCAAGACGCATTTCACCGCCACCAGTCTGAGCTGTCATACTAGAAGAATTATCAAATACGACTAATACATTTGCCTTTTGCTCTTCCGAAGCAGCAGACGTTTCACCTTTGATGGTAAGTGTTAAATCATATGTTCCATCAGTATTAGGACTAATGGTCTTTTTATGTACCGGTGGAGTATTAATCTGAGGGTCTTCTGCATAGGCAACACGAGCGCCCGCAACAAACTGACCCACAAAAGCAATCATACACACTGTAAGGAAAAATATTAGCCTTCTCAGCTGCTTCTTATAAGTATATGTCCATATAGAAGTGTTCTTCTGTGAACTCATCAATTCTCCAAATAAACTATCATCTTGTACATATTACGCCCTATAAAATATCTCTCTTAGAGTAACAAATAAAGTCTCTTGAAACAAATGATTCACGCTTTTTACAAATATATCAAACTAAAATATACCTGCAGGATGACGTACTGTTTTGTACATTCAATTCAAATCTAAACTTTAAAAAACATCCATCTCCTCAATCAGAAGATGGATGTCTACAGTAAAAACGATATCAGTCTATAATCATCTCAATTTTATTCTTATACGTTACTTTCTCGAAGAGCGAAGTTTTAAAACAATAACTATAAGAAGAGCTATTCCACCTAAACCAGCAACAATAATTACATCACGCATTGTGTTGTCACCAGTATTTGGAACACGAGACTTACGTGGCTTAGGTATAACAGGATTTTTTGTAGTGTTAGTATCGGTGTCAATGAGACCATCACTGACGTGAGCAGTATTCACAACAGTAATATCCTTAACGCCCTTATTAACCTTAACTTGGAAAGTAACCGTGAGGGTCTCACCAGGTGCAACATTTTTCGTCCAGGTTACAGTACGAGTAGCCTTATCATAAACTCCACCGTTATCAGCAGAATTATCAACGTAAGTTGTGTGCTCTGGAATAACATCAGTAACCGTAACATCACGAGCAGTATTGGTGGTATTGGTATATGTCACAGAATAAGTGAGTACTTGTCCTGCAGTTACCTTATTACCATCAATAGAATTACCCTCACTATCAAGAACGTCCTTCTTTGGCTGAGGCAAAATCACCCAAACACCAATGAAGTGTGCGTTCTTGTGATCAATAATCTCAGAATCGTGATCGTAACCAATGAACACCCAAGTTCCATCAGAAGTTTCAACACGAGTTACTCCACCAAGTGGTTGATCAGGTGTAACAGTTGTGCCGTTTGGAATTCTGGTCTGCTTACCAGGAAGTAAATCCAGAACCTCTTGTGGAAGTTCCTTATTAGGGGTGCCACTAACGTACTCATGAGTCTTCTCATAAAGAAGCTCTGTGGTTACTTTATTAGAGTGAGCAATGTTACCGTCAACAACCTGGGTAAGCTCATTATCAATATTTGAACTGTCAGTCTCTATCTTTGAATTAGTTAGAGTTTTATACGTAATGACAAACTTTTTACCGCCATTTTCTTTGGTAAGTAAATGAGCATCAATGTCTACAGTCACCTTTTGACCATCGACAGAAACGGTGTAATCGGTGCCTTCAGTAAGAGTCTGTCCATCAAACGAAACGCTAAGGCTCTGATAGTCAAGACGCTCATCAAACGTATCAACCATACTCATCGACTTGATCTTGCCGATAGTATCAATGCCTTGTCTTGGTAAAGTAAATGTTCCAGTGTAAGTAATTTCTTCCCCAGCCTTAGCAGGAGCCTGCTCTGGATCAACCGCTTTTACAGGAGCTGGACTTATCACTTCAGTATAAGCACCAAAAAGGCTACCACTTGTAGCAGCACTTGTAGACTCAAAAGTTAATGAATTGGACTTTGACTTAACAGCAAAACCCGCAAGATTTTTTTCTTGATCGTTTCCAGAAGTTGGACGAGTTGGATTCCACGTTATTTTATTACCATTTGTAGTTTCTGTAAGAACATTTCTATTGCTCATAACAATACTGTCAACGGTGCTCTCTGCATTTACCAGAGAAAAAGTCTCATTTGTGCCGCCATTTAAAACGTCAATATCACTTGGCTGCATGACAAGTTTAAGGTTGCACGGCGTTCCATCAGAGTACCTTAATTCCATAGTTACATTAGCGTTAATTGCATAGGATCCAAGCATGTCTGCTGTATAACTAGGGTGATTCACATCAATATAATCCATAAGCGAGAAAGACTTTGTTCCCCAGTTTTCATCAACAGTCAAAAACGGAACATCAGTCTTATTAGGATTATTGTAGTCTGCATTTGTATTTTTAAGGGTAAGGTCCAAAGAATTAACCGTTACATAAACATCAACGGATTCACCATCAACGGTGCCAGCAT is a window of Lancefieldella parvula DSM 20469 DNA encoding:
- a CDS encoding Sgo0707 family adhesin, coding for MKKSFLKRISVFLTMIMACLVMFVNTAQAFDRQKDDSDLTQINIYQFTMTRDNMTVLSQGDGVKRVEIPASDTGNLPSTAFVMQPTKDGSNHQYNQPLSLKFSNAGTVDGESVDVYVTVNSLDLTLKNTNADYNNPNKTDVPFLTVDENWGTKSFSLMDYIDVNHPSYTADMLGSYAINANVTMELRYSDGTPCNLKLVMQPSDIDVLNGGTNETFSLVNAESTVDSIVMSNRNVLTETTNGNKITWNPTRPTSGNDQEKNLAGFAVKSKSNSLTFESTSAATSGSLFGAYTEVISPAPVKAVDPEQAPAKAGEEITYTGTFTLPRQGIDTIGKIKSMSMVDTFDERLDYQSLSVSFDGQTLTEGTDYTVSVDGQKVTVDIDAHLLTKENGGKKFVITYKTLTNSKIETDSSNIDNELTQVVDGNIAHSNKVTTELLYEKTHEYVSGTPNKELPQEVLDLLPGKQTRIPNGTTVTPDQPLGGVTRVETSDGTWVFIGYDHDSEIIDHKNAHFIGVWVILPQPKKDVLDSEGNSIDGNKVTAGQVLTYSVTYTNTTNTARDVTVTDVIPEHTTYVDNSADNGGVYDKATRTVTWTKNVAPGETLTVTFQVKVNKGVKDITVVNTAHVSDGLIDTDTNTTKNPVIPKPRKSRVPNTGDNTMRDVIIVAGLGGIALLIVIVLKLRSSRK